A genome region from Blautia coccoides includes the following:
- a CDS encoding ABC transporter substrate-binding protein — MRKKIVAAMLASMMVVSLAACGGGDDGSGSTGGDTKKEDTSGTDEKKDDAAGEAVAATDDDNTLTVWCWDPNFNIYAINKAAEIYAKDHDGFNVKVTEIQSDDIETKLTTAMSAGDLSTLPDIFLMQDNSFQKYATNYPDIFVDLADKGIDFTQFSEAKVAYSTLDGKNYGVPFDNGAAISCYRTDMLEEAGYTVDDFTDITWDDFMEKAKVVKEKTGQPLLTQQAGSTDIIMMMIQSVGASCFTEDGKANIVDNEAVKKAVEIYSQMVKDGTLLEVTDWDQYVASINNGTVAGVINGCWIMATVTAQDDQSGKWAITNMPKMEGVGEASNYSNNGGSSWAVTSNCKKPDLAVDFLKSTFGGSTELYDDLISKGALATWAPAGDSDVYNQEVPFFSNDKVYAKIVDFATKTPSNVTGPFYYDARDAIGVALSQITQQGTDIGTALQEAQDTVDFTMGG, encoded by the coding sequence ATGAGAAAAAAAATTGTTGCAGCTATGCTGGCTTCTATGATGGTTGTTTCACTTGCAGCCTGCGGAGGCGGAGATGACGGAAGCGGAAGCACCGGCGGTGATACAAAAAAAGAAGATACCAGCGGAACAGATGAGAAAAAAGATGATGCGGCAGGTGAAGCCGTGGCAGCTACAGATGATGACAATACTTTGACTGTATGGTGCTGGGATCCGAACTTCAACATCTATGCAATCAATAAAGCTGCTGAGATCTATGCAAAGGATCATGACGGATTTAACGTTAAAGTTACAGAGATCCAGTCAGATGATATTGAGACAAAACTGACAACTGCTATGTCAGCAGGCGATTTAAGCACTTTACCTGACATCTTCCTGATGCAGGACAACTCCTTCCAGAAATACGCTACCAACTACCCGGATATCTTCGTTGACTTAGCAGATAAGGGTATTGACTTTACACAGTTCTCTGAAGCCAAAGTAGCTTACTCTACCTTAGACGGCAAGAACTACGGCGTTCCGTTCGATAACGGTGCTGCCATCAGCTGCTACAGAACAGATATGCTGGAAGAGGCAGGATATACTGTAGATGACTTTACAGATATCACATGGGATGACTTTATGGAAAAAGCTAAAGTTGTCAAAGAAAAAACAGGACAGCCTCTGCTGACACAGCAGGCAGGTTCTACCGATATTATCATGATGATGATCCAGTCTGTGGGAGCTTCCTGCTTCACAGAAGACGGAAAAGCAAATATCGTTGACAATGAAGCTGTTAAGAAAGCTGTAGAGATTTATTCTCAGATGGTAAAAGACGGCACATTACTTGAAGTAACTGACTGGGATCAGTATGTTGCATCTATCAACAACGGTACAGTTGCAGGCGTTATCAATGGATGCTGGATCATGGCTACTGTAACAGCACAGGATGATCAGTCCGGAAAATGGGCTATCACAAATATGCCTAAGATGGAAGGCGTTGGTGAGGCAAGTAATTACTCCAACAATGGCGGTTCTTCATGGGCAGTTACATCCAACTGTAAAAAACCGGATTTAGCCGTAGATTTCCTGAAATCCACATTCGGCGGAAGCACAGAACTTTATGATGACCTGATTTCAAAGGGCGCACTGGCAACATGGGCACCGGCTGGTGATTCTGATGTTTACAATCAGGAAGTTCCGTTCTTCTCAAATGACAAAGTATATGCTAAGATCGTAGACTTTGCTACCAAGACACCTTCTAACGTTACAGGACCGTTCTACTACGACGCTCGTGACGCTATCGGTGTTGCACTTTCCCAGATTACACAGCAGGGTACTGACATCGGAACCGCACTTCAGGAAGCTCAGGACACTGTAGACTTCACAATGGGCGGCTGA